The sequence GTGATCACGACAGGCAGCGCGCGAAGGGAGTCCGGCCCATGACCTGCGCTCCCGTGCGCCCCGTTCAGCAAAGATTGCTGATCAGCTCGGTCGCGAGTCAATCAGCGAGCCGCCGACCATCTTTCGAGCGCCAAACACTCACAGTAATCGACTCTGAGGACGTACATACCGCGACGATTCGAACGACGACCACGCCGCCCGGCACCGAGCACCACCGGCCGGACGACGCGGTCACACCTCTCGGCCGGCTACTTGGCCGGGCACTCCTTCCACGCCAGGTGGTACACCGTGCTGATGTCCCCGTCGGTCGAGTCCATCGTCATGAAGCTGACCTTGCCCGGCGACGTACTGCCCGCGGCCACCCGCAGCTCGGTGTTGATGTTGAAGTTGCGGAGGACTCCGCAGGGGGCCCACACCAGCTGGGCCCAGTCGGTGCTGTCGGTGGCCTGCCAGTCGTCGTTGTAGGGGCCGTTGAACGGGTGGGTCCTGGCCGCCGTGTTCGAGGAGCCCTGGAAGTAGTACGAGGCCTTCTGCGTGCTGGTCGCGCCCGGCTGGAGCGAGAGGAAGCCCCGGTAGTCCGCGCTGGCGACCGCGTAGGTGAAGCCCTGCGGGACGTGCACGACCAGGTTGAGCTGGCAGTTTCTACGGAAGGCGGTGGGGTCGGAGTTGCCGCCCGCCTGGGCGAGGTAGTTGCTGTAGGTGACCGTGAAGGCCGTGTTGTCCGGGGAGACGGCGACAGCGGCCGTACCCGCGGGGCAGCCCGAGCCGTTCACGGTGGCGACGTCGATGACGATCTTGTCCGGGGGCGGGTTGTCGAAGACGGGGGACGAGGAGGTCGAAGCGGGTATCGCGGTGGTGAGCAGAGCGGCCAAGGCGCCGCTCAGCAAGAGTCCACCAGCCATGGGTCTCTCCCGATTGTCGAGTGGGGGGTTCGGCCTCCGGGCCATCCGTTCAACTCGGCAGAAGCTGTGCGGAAACTGTGAAGGAGGGGGAGGCGAGGGAATCGTAGGAAGCCCCGTCCCGACCCGCGAGGGTGAACTCCGGCCATTCACATCGGGCTGTTCACACATCCCGGGGGTCTAGGGGTTCTCCCACGCCGCCGGCTCCGCCGCCAGCGCCCGGACCGGCTCCGGCAGTGCGTCCGCCGCCAGGTCGGCGACGGTCACGCCCTCCAGGACGCGGCGCACATTGGCACGCAGGGCGATCCAGAGGGGGAGGAGGGGTTGCGCGGTTCCGGTGTAGGAGAGGTCCGTCGGGCGCTCTCCGCGTACCGACACGATCGGGCCGTCCACGCCCCGGATGACGTCGGCCACCGTGATCCCGGCCGCGGGCCGGGCCAGCCGGTAGCCGCCGCCCCCGCCGCGCCGGCTGTCGACGATTCCGGCACGTCGGAGGTCGCCCAGGATGCCCTCCAGGAACTTGTGCGGAATGTCCTGTACGGCAGCGATTTCCTCGGCCTTCACCGGGCCGCCACCCTGCCGTACGGCCAGCTCCAGTACCGCCCGTACCGCGTAATCCGCCCGTGCCGAGATCCTCATGGGTCCATTGTGGGGCGTACCTCCATGGAGAATGGCCGGACCGCGCCCCCGTAAGATCGCCCGGGAGGATCCACCTTGGCGCTCAGCAGACGTACCTTCAGTGCCCTGGCCGGCTCGGCCGCGCTCGGCTTCGCCCTGGGCGGCAGCGGCGGCCCCGGCGCGTCTTCGGCGTACGCCGCGCACAGTGTGCCGACGGGCCCGGCACCCGCCCCGCCGCGCGTCGACGGGAAGCGGCACACCATCGGGTACGACCAGTACTCGCTGCTGGTCGACGACCGACGGCTGGTCGTGTGGTCCGGCGAGATGCATCCCTTCCGGCTGCCGAGCCCGTCCCTGTGGCGGGACGTGCTGCAGAAGATGCGGGCGCACGGGTACAACGCCGTGAGCATCTACGTGTCGTGGAACTACCACTCCCCCGCGCCCGGCCACTACGACTTCTCCGGCGTCCGGGACCTCGATCTGTTTCTGCGCATGGCCGCCGAGACCGGGCTGTACGTCATCCTGCGGCCCGGTCCGTACATCAACGCCGAGATCGACGGCGGCGGCTTCCCGGGCTGGCTGACGGCGACGAGGGGGACGGCCCGCACCGCCGATCCGACGTATCTGTCGCACGTCGACGAGTGGCTGACACAGGTGAACCGGATCGCCCGGCGGCATCTGTTCACCCAGGGCAAGGGCACGATCCTGCTCTACCAGATCGAGAACGAGTACGACGCCCACGTCCACGAGGCGACCGGCAGGGACTACATGTCCCACCTGTACAAGAAGGTCAGGGCGGACGGGATCGACGTACCCCTGTTCCACAACGACAAGGGCAGGAACGGCCACTGGGTCCCGGGGTCGTTCGACACCGGCGGGGAGAAGGGCGGCTGGCTGTACGGCTTCGACGGGTATCCGTCGCCGTCCCAGACACCGCCGGACTGGGGGCTCTTCGGGCACGGCGGGCCCACCGGCGGGGCCACCGCCTCGCCGCGCACGCCCGGGTTCGTGCCCGAGTTCGGGGGCGGCTGGTTCGACCCGTGGGGCGGGGCCTGGTTCGACGGCAAGGGGTACGCCGAGTCCCGGCGCACCCGGGACGCGGCCTACGAGCGCCGCTTCTACCTGACCAACCTCGCCAACGGGCTCACCCTGCACAACGTGTACATGACCTTCGGCGGGACGTCGTGGGGGTGGCTGCCCGCTCCCGTGGTCTACACGTCGTACGACTACGGTGCCGCCATCGACGAGGGCCGGAACGTCACGGCGAAGATCGCGCCGATGCACCAGCTCGGGCATCTGCTGCAGCGCGTGCCCGACTTCGCCCGCCTCGACCGGGCGGCGGAGGTGAGGGCGGAGGGCCTGAAGGTCTACCACCTGACCAACCCGGACACCGGCACCCATGTGTACGTCGCCCGCAACGACGGCACGGCCCCGGTCACCACCGACCTGCCGACGGACGCCGGGGACCTGCGGATCACCGTGCCCGCGCACGACGCCCGCATGCTGACCACCGGGCTCAGGCTCGGCAAGCGGACGCTGAAGCACTCCACCGCGCAGCCCATGCTCTGCCTGACGGCCGGGCGGCAGGACGTCGCCGTGTTCACGGGGCGCTGGGGCGAGATGGCGGAGCTGGTCCTCAAGTGCCCGCAGGAGCCCACCGTCATCCGCCTCGACCCGGAGGCCGCCTGGGCGTACGACAGCAACGAGCTGCACGTCAACGCGCCCCTCGGACCGGGCGGTCTCACCCGTGTGCTGGTCGACAAGGGCGAGAGCGACACCCCACTGCTGCTGCTCTTCGCCGACGACGCCACCGCCGTGCGGATCTTCCCGTACGACACCCCCTCCGGAACCCTGGTGGTGTACGGCCCGGCCCTGCTGCGCCACGCCGAGCTGCGCGGTTCCGAGGTGCATCTGACCGGTGACATCACCGGGACGACCAGCGTGGAGGTGTGGGGGCCGCGCGGGATCGAGAGCCTGGTGTGGAACGGCCGGAAGGTGCCGACCCGGGTCACCCTGTCCGGCAGCCTGATGACCACCGGGATGGTGCCCTCCGTGCCCGAGGTGCGGCTGCCCCGGCTGGGCGGCTGGCGGATGCGGACGGAGAACCCCGAGGCCGGGCCGAACTTCGACGACTCGTCCTGGAAGGCCGCCGACAAGACGTCGTCGTACAGCGTCACTCCGGTCCCCGAGGACCAGCCGGTGCTGTTCGCCGACGACTACGGCTTCCACTACGGGGACGTCTGGTACCGGGGGACGTTCACGGACTCCTCCGGCATCGAGGAGGTCTCGCTCGCCTACAGCACCGGCACCCAGGGCCTGTTGATGGCGTGGCTGGACGGAGAACCGCTGGGCACCCACCGGACGCCGGTGCCGGACAAGGACACCACGGCCCGCAAGGGCAGTTGGGACGCCGCCGCCGTCTTCCCGGTCGGGGAACGGCTGCGCTCGCCCGGCCGGCACGTGCTGTCGGTCCTCGTCCGGCGCATGCAGCGCGACATGGACGGCAAGTCGCTGGACACCCACAAGGTGGCCCGCGGTCTGACCGCGGCCCTCTTCAAGGGGGACACGCCCGAGGTGAGGTGGCGCATCCAGGGCGAGGCGGCGCCGGATCCGGTGCGCGGGCCGCTGAACAACGGCGGTCTGTACGGGGAGCGGAAGGGCTGGCATCTGCCCGGCTTCCGTGACCGGGACTGGAAGGCGGTGAGCTTCCCGCGCGCCGAGCGGCGGCAGGGTGTGACCTGGTACCGGACGACGTTCCGGCTGTCGGTGCCTGCCGACATCGACGCCTCGGTCGGTCTGACCCTTCAGGACGACCCGTACCGGGCCTACCGGGCGCAGATCTTCCTCAACGGCTGGAACATGGGCCAGTACATCAACAACGTCGGCCCGCAGCACACCTTCGTCCTGCCGAACGGCATCCTGCGCACCCGAGGCACCAACACCCTCGCCCTGGCGGTCCTCTCGGAGTTCACCACGCTGTCCGGGCCGGGCGAGGTCCAGCTGACCCTGCTGGGCCGGGCGTCCGGGGGAACACCGGTGGCCCCGGTGCCCTCCCCCGGCCACTGAGTCCGCTCGGGCGAGCCGGATCACGGATGACCATCGGGACCTCGAACGGGGCCGTGGATTCGGAGCGTGCGCGCGTCAATGGGCCGCACGCGGGCTTCCGTTCACCTGCCCACGGAGTCGGTCATTCCATGTTGAACAACGGTCGCCGGATTGCATGACGTGAACACAGCCGGGCGCGTACCCTTCGGACGAGCCGCACACCGGCGGTGAGAAGGGGGACCGATGACCATCGCGGGTGCGCGGCAGCGGGCGGCGCGGCTGGCCGCACAGCTGTGTCGCTCCCGTCCCGGCTCGGCGATGCGCTCCCTGGCCGCCGACCTCGCAGCCGGCGTCCACGCCCGGGGGCAGGCGGCGAGCGACGTACGGGGCTTGTGCCAGGCGCTGTGCGAGGAGATGAGCGCCCGGCGCGCCGGGCGGCCGGTGAAGCTGCGCTTCGAGCGCTTCCCGGACGAGATCGAGGTCACCGGTCTGTGCGTGGAGTTCCAGGACTTCGACCTGGTCATCGTGGAGGAGCGGGCCGCGGCCATGCAGCAACTGGTCATCCTCGGGCACGAGTTGTGGCATCTGCATGCCGGTCACCGGCACCACGACCCGGCCGGGGCCGCCGCGGCCCGCGCGCTCGCGGACGAGCCCGCGCTGCGCGACATGGCGCTGACGGTGGTCGCCCGCAACGGCTCCCGGGAGGCCGATGAGGCCGAGGCCGACGACTTCGGCCACCGCCTGGCCACGCTGCTGCGGGACCGGCTCACCGGCCCCGGGCCCGGTACCCCGCTCGACCCGGTCCAGCGCTCCCTCGGCTATCGCGGACGCGGAGGAGCCGCGCGGTGACCCTCGCCCTCGACCCCGCGGGCATCCTCAGCGAGTTCTACATCTCCTTCTGGATCCCGACCGCCGTGCTCACCGCCGCCCTGGTGATCAAGCTGCCCACGATCATCCGGCTGTGGCGGGACCCGCTGCTGCGCGCGGTCGGCGGACTGCTGCTGCTCGCCTGCGGTGTGTTCGTGTTCTGCACGCCCTCCACGATCGCCGCCGTCAACCGGCTGACCGGCGTGCCCAACATCTCGGCACCCTGGTGCTATTCGCTGATCACCGCGTTCTGCGGGTCCTGTCTGCTGCTGATCATCACCTGGCGCAACGGCCTGTCCGACCGCTCGGCCGTCACCCGCCGCGCGCTGCGCTGGGTCGTCTCGGTCTACTCCGGGGTGATCGCCGCCCTGTGGGCACTGTTCCTGCTCGCCGACGCGCCCGAGGAGCGGCTGCGGGACCTGGACACCTACTACGCCACCACCCCGTTCATGAGCGAGGAGATCCTGCTCTACCTCGTCGCGCACGCCGTGGCCGTCCTGATCACCTCCAGGCTGATCTGGAACTGGGTGCGCACCGAGGGGCTGGACGCCTGGCTGCGCTGGGGACTGAAGCTGCTCGGCGCCGGCTACGTACTGAACCTGATCTTCGACGCGTCCAAGCTGACCGCCGTCACCGCGCGCTGGTGCGGGCGGAACCTGGACTGGCTCAGCACCGATCTCGCCCCGCCGGTGGCCGCGCTGTCCGCCATCCTGATCGCGGTCGGCTTCATCCTGCCGCACGCCGGCCAGTATCTGCACGACCGCTGGCGGGTCCGGCGCGCGCACCGCGAACTGGGGCCGCTGTACCAGCTGATGCGGTCCACGAGCGGTGAGGGCGTGCCGTTCGTGCTGCGGGCCACGCCCGAGCTGCGGCTGACCCGGCGCGAGACGTTCATCCGGGACGTACTGCTGCCGCTGGCCCGGCACATCGATTCCGGCCTGGGCAGGCGCTCGTACGACGCCGCGCTCGACCTCGGCCACCCGCCGGAGCGGGCCAGGGCGCTGGCGGCCGCCGTGAGCATCCTCGACGCGATCGAGGCCCGGCGCCGCAGCCCCGAGCCGGCCGAGCCCGCCGACGGGCCCGACACCACGAGCCTGCTCCAGGAGATCGGTGCGGTGTCCCGGGCCCTGCGCCACCTTGAAGAGATCGAGGCGGTACGCACCCGTGCGGCCGCCCCAGCAGAGAGCGTGCCCGTTCATGAGTGACCGCCCCACCACCGCTGTCGTCCTCGGCGGTTCCCTCGCCGGCATGCTCACGGCCCAGGCCCTGACCTCCTTCGCCGACCGGGTCACCGTCGTCGAGCGGGACGCGCTGCCCGAGGGGCCCGAGCCGCGCCGGGGCCTGCCGCAGGCCCGGCACGTCCACCAGCTGTGGTCGGGCGGGGCACGGGCCCTGGAAGAACTGCTGCCGGGGGTGACGCGACGGCTGCGGGCGGCGGGGGCACACCGGCTGCCGGTCACCACGGACATGGTGGGCCTGTCGCCCTACGGCTGGTTCCGGCGGTGGGCCGAGTCGCACCACATGATCCTGTGCAGCCGCGACCTGCTGGACGCGACCGTGCGCGCCCAGGTCCTCGCCGACGAACGGATCGAGGTCGTCGAGCGCGCCGAGGCGCTCGGGCTCACCGGCACGGCCGCGGCGGTCGCCGGCGTCCGGATCCGCACGCACGAGGGCGCCGAGGACGTGCTCACGGCCGATCTGGTCGTCGACGCGACCGGGCGAGGCTCGCGCACGCCCCGCTGGCTGGCCGGTCTGGGGCTGCCCGCGCCGCAGCGCCGGGAGGTCGACTCCGGCATCGCGTACGCGAGCCGGCTGTACCGGGCGCCCGAGCGGGCACGCGACGGCTTCCCCGTGGTGAGCCTCCAGCCGGATCCGCGGACGGGAGAACCGGGCCGCGGCGGAGTGCTCCTGCCGGTGGAGAACGGCCGCTGGATCGTGACGCTCTACGGCTCCCGGGGTGCCGAACCCACCGCCGACGCCGATGACTTCGCGCGCTACGCCCGGGAGGAACTCCGGCACCCGGTCATCGCCGAGCTGCTCGCCGAGGCGGAACCGCTCAGCGAGGTGACGGTCACCCGGACCACCGCGAACCGGCGCCACTTCTACGAGCGCATGCCGGCGTGGCCGGAGAACTTCGTGGCCCTCGGAGACGCGGTGTGCGCGCTGAACCCGGTGTACGGCCACGGGATGTCGGTCTCGGCGCAGTCGGCGCTGGCGCTGCGGGAGGTGATCCGCCGTCAGGGCGGCCTCGGCACCCCCGGCCTGTCCCGGCACCTCCAGAAGGCGGTGGGACGGACGGTCCGGACGGCCTGGGACCTGGCGATCGGGGCGGACGTGTTCTACCCCGGCGCCACGGAGTCCGGCCCCACCCTGCGCGACCGGGTGCTGTCCGCCTACGTCGGCCGCCTGCTGTACACCGCGACGGGCAACGGCCGTATCGCCCGCAGGGTCACCGACGTGACGTCGCTGGAGCGGGGGCCGGAGGTGCTGCTGGCTCCGAGCATGCTGATCGCTGCCGCGGTGGGGCCGTTGAAGCCTGCGCTGAGCGCTCCGCCGTTGACCGTGGAGGAGCGTAAGGCTGCGGGGGGTCTGTAAGGGCGGGTGCGGGCCGGTCGGGGCTGGTCTCGCGGGCGAGCGAGACCCGCCCCGGCCCGCGCACATGCCGCTCACCCCTCGAACGCCGGCTGCGGCAGTCCCTCCCCCGCACCCGGCACCACCAGCACCGAGCCGGACAGGGGATGCGGCCGGGACAGCCCCGTGCGGGCCGTGGTGATGTACAGGTCGGTCAGGTCCGGGCCGCCGAACGCACAGGCAGTCGTCCGCGGGGTCGGCAGGTCGATGACACGGTCCAGCTCGCCGGACGGCGTGTAGCGGCGCACCGCTCCCCCGTCCCACAGGGCCACCCACACACACCCCTGCGCGTCGACCGTCAGACCGTCGGGGAAGCCGGCGCCCCGCTCGATCTCCACGAGCGTGCGTCGGTTGCGGACGCCCTCGTCGTCGTGGTCGAAGACGTCCACGCGCCGGGTCGGCGTGTCGGCGTAGTACATCAGTCGGCCGTCCGGGCTCCAGCCGGTGCCGTTGCTGACCGTGACGTCGGGGAGGACGACACGTACCTCGCCGTCGCCGCTCAGCCGGGACAGCGTGCCGCCGCCCCGCGCCTCGTCGTAGCGCATCGTGCCCGCCCACAGGGACCCGTCGGGAGCGACGGCCGCGTCGTTCGCGCGGCGGCCGGGCACCGGCTCGTGGTGCAGCCAGCGGAAGGTGCCGTCGGGGTCCAGGAGGCCGACGCCGTCGCGCAGGTTCAGCACCAGCCCGCCGCCCGCGCGGGGCTTCGCCGCGCCGACGTGCTGCTCCGTCGTACGCACCGTACGGCGGCCGGACGAGGGGTCGTAGGTGTGTACGCGCATGCCCAGGATGTCCAGCCAGAGGAGGCGCCGTGTCGCCGGGTCCCAGGCCGGGCCCTCGCCGAGGGCCGCCTCGGCCCGGACGGCGGCCTCGTACCGGCTCACCCCATGCTCCGGTGCCCGAGCCGCTCCGACAGCTCCGTCGCGCCCTTCACGGCCAGTTCCGCCAGCTCCGCCCGGCGCTCGTCGCTCCAGCGGATCATGGGGACCGAGATGGACAGGGCGGCGACCACCTGGCCGGCGCGGTCGCGTACCGGTGCCGCCACGCAGGACACGTCCGGGTTGGACTCGCGGCTCTCCACCGCGATGCCGAGCTGCCGGATCCCGGCCAGGGCCTCGCGCAGGGCGGCCGGATCGGTGATGCTGTTGGGGGTCATCGCGGTCAGCTCGGCGCCGTCCGGGATCCGCGCCGCCAGCTCCTGCTCCGGCAGCGAGGCCAGCAGCATCTTGCCGACCGAGGTGCAGTGGGCGGGCAGCCGGCGCCCCGCGGCGGAGACCATGCGCACCGCGTGCGTGGAGTCGACCTTGGCGATGTAGATGACGTCGGTGTCCTCCAGGATCGCCACATGTACCGTCTCGTCGCAGGTCTCGGCCACCGAGCGGGCCACCTGCTGTCCCTCGGCCGCGAGGTCGAGCTGCTCGGCGTAGCGGCTGCCGAGCTGGTACGGGCGTACGCCGAGCCTGTACCGTCCGGGCTGTCCCGGCAACGGCACGATGTACGAGCGTGCGGCGAGCGTGGTGACCAGCTCGTGCACGGTGGTGCGCGGCAGCTGCAGCTTGCGCACGATGTCGGGGGCGGAGAGCGTCCCGTCCCCGTCGAGGAACAGCTCCAGAATGTCGAGAGCCCGGGTCACGGCAGGCACGAGGCGTCCCACGTCCGGCCCCCTCCCTTGGGTCTAAGCGCCTATGTTCGAGATTTCAACAGGCGATCGGCATGACGAACACAGGCTAGTCACGGGGAGGTGCGCGGGCAATGGCCCGGAGCGGGCCGGGCACCATGAAGGGCATGTACGTCGACTTCCAGCTGGTGCTGCTGCGCCGCATGGCCGACCACAATCCCGGCCTGGTCGAGGACGCCCGGCGGACCCTGGGCGCCTCGATCGCCGACATGCGGGAGGCCAACAAGCGTTGGCAGGCGATGGTCCGCTCGCCCCGCGCCCGCTCCGCCGCCACCCGGTACCGCTCGGTCCTCGGCGAGCCCGAGTCCGTCGCCCCGCGCCGCCTGGGCGATGTCGACTGCGAGGCCCGCTACTGGGCCCTGCCCCTCTGGCCCGGCCTGCGCTTCGAGGTGCTGGTCGGGCCGGACGGCGGGGTCTGGAACGAGTGGCTGGTGCGCGCCCCGGGCGCCCCGGCTCCGCGACTGGAGACCCTGGAGGACCTCGCCCCCTGGTCCTGCACCGTGGACGAGGCCGCCCGCGCCTTCGCCCCGGCCCGCCCGCTGGAGGGCACGGCCCCCACACGCTGGGGGCTGGCCTTCACCGCGCCCGACCGGGAGGGCGTACGGCTGGATGTGGTCGCCGAGTTCACGTGGGGGCTGCTGCAGCGGACGGCGCTCGTCGGCCTCGCGGACTGAGGCGTCAGTCCGCGAACCCGGTCGCCCTGGCCGGCTTCTCCCACGCGGTGACGTCCTCGCGGACCTGGTCGAGGTGGGTCAGGACCGCGTTCACCGCGTCGTCGCCGAGCGGCAGCCTGAGCGGGGTGCGCTCCGCCTCCAGCGCGGCCAGGATCACGGCGGCCGCCCTGGCCGGGTCACCGGGCTGCGTACCGTCGCCGCCTTCGACGAACCCGCGGGTCCCGCTCACTCCGGCGTACACCCCGCTGTCCGCGCTGAAGCCCGCCCCGCCGCCGAACAGCGAGGTCCGGAACGCGCCCGGCTCCACGATCAGCACCTTGACGCCGAACTCCCGCGCCTCGTCCGCGAGCGCCTCGGACATGCCCTCCAGCGCGAACTTCGTGGCGCTGTACGCCCCGAAGCCCGCGAAGGACATCTGCCCGCCCACGCTGCTCATCTGCACGATCGCGCCCGAGCGCCGCTCCCGCATGTGCGGCAGCACCGCCCGCACCAGGGCCGCCGGACCGAAGACATGCAGGTCGAACAGGTCCCGCAGCTCCTGGTCCGTGGTCTCCTCGACGGCACCGACGTGCGTACGCCCCGCGTTGTTGACCAGCACGTCGATCCGCCCGTGCCGCGCCACCACGTCCCGTACGGCCTCCTCGACCGCGGCCGTGCCGGTGACGTCCAGGCGCAACGCCTCCACCTGGTCGGGATGCGCGGCCACCAGGTCGTCCAGCGCCTCGGGGCGCCGGGCCGCGCCGACCACCACGTCACCCGCGGCGACGGCCGCCCGTGTGATCTCCCGCCCGAAGCCGCTGCTCGCCCCGGTCACCAGCCATACCTTGTTCACGGCAACTCCCCGTAAGTCCTTCGGGTTCTCGTCCTGACACGAACGAGCCTGCCGCCGCGGACCGTTGCCCGTCCAAGACCCATGGTGATAACCAACGGTTATGACGATCGACGTGCACGCCCGGGACCTGCGCTACTTCGTGGCGGTCGCCGAGGAACTGCACTTCACACGCGCCGCCGAGAAGCTGTACGTGTCCCAGCCCGCGCTCAGCAAGCAGATCCGGGTGCTGGAGCGCCAGTTGGGGGCCGAGCTTCTGCGCCGCGACCGGCACGGGGTGGCGCTGACGGCCGCCGGTGAGGCGCTGCTGCCGCACGCCCGTGAGGTGCTGGCGGCGTGGGAGGCGGGCGCGGCCGCGGTGGAGGCGGCCAAGGCGGCGCAGCGCAGCACGCTCGTGGTGGGCATGAGCACCAGCCCGGGCCGGGGCGGGCTGCTGCCGGCCATCCGCTCCCGCTTCACCGCCGCGCACCCCGAGGTCACCGCCCGGCTGCGCCAAGTGGGCTGGGAGGACCCGACGGCGGGTCTGGCGGACGGCAGCGCGGACGTGGCCTTCGTGTGGCTGCCGCTGCCCGACGAGGAGCGCTACGCCTGGACGGTGCTCGCCGAGGAGCCCCGCCTGGTCGCCCTCCCGGACACGCATCCGCTCGCCGTCCACGCCGAGATCGACTTCGCGGACCTGCTCGACGAGCCGTTCCTCGCGCTGCCGCACAGCGCGGGCCCGCTGCGCGGCCACTGGCTCGCCCTGGACACCCGCGCCGGCCGGCCGCCGCGCATCGGCGCGGAGATCGCCGGGGCGGAGGAGACGTACGAGGCGCTGGTCGCCGGCCTGGGCGTCTGTCTGGTCGCCGAGGGCAACGCCCCGCTGATCACCCTGGGCGGCGTCACCACCCGCCCCGTCCGCGGCATCGGCCCCAGCCGCTACGCCCTGGCCTGGCGCCGCGAGGACGCGGGGCGGCCCCTGGTCCGGGCGTACGCCGAGGCCTGCCGGGCCACGGTCGAAGGTCAGGACACTCCCGGGCGGGGCCGGTCAGCCATGTCCTGTTCATAACCCCCTCATTATCGAATTGGTGTGCAAAGAGTGCGTTGATCCCGGCCTGTGCGCGAGGGAGGGTTGGCGTCGTTCACCCCGGAACCCCACCGCCGCCCGAAACGGATCGGGCCGGCCGGTCACATCCGTCCGCCCCGATCCGTCATGGCAGTGGGCCACCACCGAGACGCAGATGATGACGACGGAGGAAACACGATGCATTCCCGCCTGCCCAACCCGCTGGACCTGGTTCCCGAACTGCGCGACCTGACGAAGGCGTTGTTCCAGACCACCGCCAACGGCTCCGTGCCGCAGACCACGATCGGCCTGATGCAACTCCGGGCCGGCCAGATCGTCGGCAACACCTATCTGACCGTCCTGCACACCGGCGGCCTGCGCAGAGCCGGGGAGTCGGAGGAGCGGATCACCGCGGTGGCCTCCTGGCAGGACGCGCCGTACTTCACCGAGGCCG is a genomic window of Streptomyces griseochromogenes containing:
- a CDS encoding IclR family transcriptional regulator, giving the protein MGRLVPAVTRALDILELFLDGDGTLSAPDIVRKLQLPRTTVHELVTTLAARSYIVPLPGQPGRYRLGVRPYQLGSRYAEQLDLAAEGQQVARSVAETCDETVHVAILEDTDVIYIAKVDSTHAVRMVSAAGRRLPAHCTSVGKMLLASLPEQELAARIPDGAELTAMTPNSITDPAALREALAGIRQLGIAVESRESNPDVSCVAAPVRDRAGQVVAALSISVPMIRWSDERRAELAELAVKGATELSERLGHRSMG
- a CDS encoding SDR family NAD(P)-dependent oxidoreductase, with amino-acid sequence MNKVWLVTGASSGFGREITRAAVAAGDVVVGAARRPEALDDLVAAHPDQVEALRLDVTGTAAVEEAVRDVVARHGRIDVLVNNAGRTHVGAVEETTDQELRDLFDLHVFGPAALVRAVLPHMRERRSGAIVQMSSVGGQMSFAGFGAYSATKFALEGMSEALADEAREFGVKVLIVEPGAFRTSLFGGGAGFSADSGVYAGVSGTRGFVEGGDGTQPGDPARAAAVILAALEAERTPLRLPLGDDAVNAVLTHLDQVREDVTAWEKPARATGFAD
- a CDS encoding LysR family transcriptional regulator — its product is MTIDVHARDLRYFVAVAEELHFTRAAEKLYVSQPALSKQIRVLERQLGAELLRRDRHGVALTAAGEALLPHAREVLAAWEAGAAAVEAAKAAQRSTLVVGMSTSPGRGGLLPAIRSRFTAAHPEVTARLRQVGWEDPTAGLADGSADVAFVWLPLPDEERYAWTVLAEEPRLVALPDTHPLAVHAEIDFADLLDEPFLALPHSAGPLRGHWLALDTRAGRPPRIGAEIAGAEETYEALVAGLGVCLVAEGNAPLITLGGVTTRPVRGIGPSRYALAWRREDAGRPLVRAYAEACRATVEGQDTPGRGRSAMSCS
- a CDS encoding carboxymuconolactone decarboxylase family protein yields the protein MHSRLPNPLDLVPELRDLTKALFQTTANGSVPQTTIGLMQLRAGQIVGNTYLTVLHTGGLRRAGESEERITAVASWQDAPYFTEAERAALALVEAVLQPSAHGERVPDALYAEAAEHYDDKALATLAMAIGQVTFYLPLALIGKPLPGRSPAEQWKQAPAA